Below is a window of Synechococcus sp. RSCCF101 DNA.
GGATGTGGTGTTCAAGACGAGGGTGCGGGATGAATCCGTCGCCGGCCCGAATCCCTTCCGTTGGCAGGATGTGAACAGCGCCGACATCTTTGCCGGAAAGAAGACCGTTCTCTTTTCCCTCCACGGCGCCTTCACGCCGACATGCTCATCCAACCATCTGCCCCGCTACGAAGAGCTCTACGAGCAGTTCCGTTCGCTGGGCGTCGATCAGATCATCTGCGTGTCGGTGAATGATGCTTTTGTGATGTTCCAGTGGGGAAGCAAGTGGGCGCCAACCATGTGTTCCTGCTTCCCGATGGCAACGGCGAGTTCACACGCAAGATGGGCATGCTCGTCGACAAGGCCAATCTCGGCTTCGGTCAGAGGTCCTGGCGGTATTCGATGCTGGTGAACGACAGGCAGATTGAGAAGGCCTTCATCGAGCCCGGCTTCGCCGACAACTGCCCGGCCGATCCGTTCGAAGTGTCCGATGCTGACACCATGCTGGCCTACCTGAAAGGGGTGAGCCCGTCAGGAGTGTCATCGCCACGGCGGGAGTTTGTGGGCTGAACCGGATCAGAGTGCTCTGGGGACATAGCCACCAAGCAGGACAGGATTGAGAATCCTCCTGTACAACTCCATCGAATACACGGCGAAGGCAATCGCCGCAACAACAACTAGAGCACTCCCGCCGAAGTAGGCGTACCCCAGCAAGCCAGGCACGATCTCGCCCATGGCTTCACCAACGGCCGAATCCAGCGCCGTGTCGATCGCATCGAACAGGGAAGCAGCAAACATGCAGATGGCGGCACGGAAGGCACAGCGTGCCATCACGGGCTTGTGCAAGCCGAGCAGGAAGCGAGCCGATCCGAGTTGAAACGCAGCGATCAGGAAGAAGAGAGCAAAGATCGTGGCATGCACAACCTGGCGCACCTCCATGACCTCCCGGATCTCAATGGCCAGGTAGGTCAATGCCACGATCCAGATCAACATTCGCAGCAACAGCAGCGCTCGGCGCATCAGGAAGCGAGATCGCGGCGACATGCTTGAGACAGACTGTTGAATCGCAACACTTGTCGGCGCTGCAGGGATCCATGCTAGTGGGCTGATCGTTCACGAAGACCATCCCTGGTCGGGATGGGTTGGATCATCCCAGCCATCGATGGCAGTGCATCGCTCCGGCTGGATTCACGCAACTGGGTCCTGCAGTGCTTGCCATCCTTGATCGCGTTTGGGAGCGATGGATTGGAGCAGCGTGCCGCCCAGTGGCGTGGCCTGGGCAACGCAGGCAGAGTGGATGATTCACCTCCCTGACATGCAGATTCTCGTTGCCGCAGGTGTGCTGCTGTTGGCCATCACACAGGTGCCGTCAGCGCTGCAGTCGATCCGATGGCATCAGTGCTTGGCCTTTGAAGTGGAAAGCCGGCTCAAGGAGATCGGAGTCAACGAGGCAACACCAGCGGAGGAGCGAAAGGCCCAAACACGGGAGGCCAGAGCTGAAGCCGTGGAGGAATGCAACGGAGGTTGATCACAGACCTGTCTGCTTCTGAGAGAGAGGCGGCTGTTGTGCAGGATGACGTGCGTTGAACCGCAGGAACGAAAGCCCCTGGGCTGACGACCCAGGGGCAGGAGGGATCAGCCACGCACTGGCCTGCGTGCCTCACAGTCACTGGAGCAGGCGAGCGAAAGGCGATCAGCGATCGGTGGTCGCCCCCTCGCTGGCACTCGCCACCAACTTGGCGTACTTGCCCAGAACGCCATGGCGGTAGCGCGGCGGGGCGGGCTGCCAGCGCTCGCGGCGGGCGGTGAGCTCCGCATCGCTCACGTTGAGCTGCAGCAACTGCTGATCCGCATCCACGGTGATGGAATCACCCTCCTGCACCAGGCCGATCGGCCCGCCCACCGCCGCCTCCGGCGCCACGTGGCCGACCACGAGGCCGTAGGTGCCGCCGCTGAAGCGGCCGTCGGTGATCAGGGCCACCGCCTCACCCAACCCCTGGCCCACGATGGCGGAGGTGGGAGCGAGCATCTCCCGCATCCCCGGGCCACCAACCGGGCCCTCGTTGCGCACCACCACCACGTCGCCCGCGGCGATGGCCCCGGCCAGGATCGCCTTGAGGCAGTCCTCCTCGCTCTCGAACACGCGCGCCGGGCCGGTGAGCACCGGCGTCTTCACGCCGCTGATCTTGGCGACGCTGCCCTCCGGCGCGAGGTTGCCCCGCAGCACGGCCAGATGCCCTTTGCGATAGACGGGGTCACTCAGCGGACGGATCACCTGCTGCCCGGCCGGGGGCTGGGAGGGCACATCCGCTAGCTGTTCCTTCAGGGTGCGGCCCTCGATGGTGCGGCACTCACCGTGCAGCAGACCGGCATCGAGCAGCAGCTTCATCACCTGGGGGATGCCGCCGGCCCGGTGCAGGTCGACCGTGACGAAGCGGCCGCTGGGCTTGAGATCGCAGAACACCGGCACGCGCTGACGGATGGCCTCGAAGTCCGAGAGGCTCAGGGGAACACCGGCAGTGCGGGCGATCGCCAGGAGATGCAGCACGGAATTGGTCGATCCGCCCACCGCCATGATCACGCTGATGGCATTCTCAAAGGCCTCGCGGGTCAGCAGATCCAGCGGGCGGATGTCGGCTTTGATCGCCTCCACCAGCACCTCGGCCGAGCGTGCGGCACTCTCGGCCTTCTCCCCATCCTCCGCGGCCATCGTGGAGCTGTAGGGCAGGCTCAGGCCCATCGCCTCGATCGCCGAGGACATGGTGTTGGCCGTGAACATGCCGCCACAGCTGCCGGCACCCGGACAGGCGTGGCGTTCCACCTGATCCAGCCGGGTCTGATCGATGCGGCCGCTGGTGAAGGCTCCCACCGCCTCGAAGGCGCTGACAACGGTGAGGTCCTCCTCCTCCAGCCGGCCGGGTTTGATCGTGCCGCCGTACACAAAGACGGCGGGGATG
It encodes the following:
- the ilvD gene encoding dihydroxy-acid dehydratase; its protein translation is MLRSAAITQGVQRSPNRAMLRAVGFGDDDFGKPIIGIANGYSTITPCNVGLNDLARCAEEAAHRAGGMPQMFGTITVSDGISMGTEGMKYSLVSREVIADSIETACNAQSMDGVLAIGGCDKNMPAAIIAMARMNIPAVFVYGGTIKPGRLEEEDLTVVSAFEAVGAFTSGRIDQTRLDQVERHACPGAGSCGGMFTANTMSSAIEAMGLSLPYSSTMAAEDGEKAESAARSAEVLVEAIKADIRPLDLLTREAFENAISVIMAVGGSTNSVLHLLAIARTAGVPLSLSDFEAIRQRVPVFCDLKPSGRFVTVDLHRAGGIPQVMKLLLDAGLLHGECRTIEGRTLKEQLADVPSQPPAGQQVIRPLSDPVYRKGHLAVLRGNLAPEGSVAKISGVKTPVLTGPARVFESEEDCLKAILAGAIAAGDVVVVRNEGPVGGPGMREMLAPTSAIVGQGLGEAVALITDGRFSGGTYGLVVGHVAPEAAVGGPIGLVQEGDSITVDADQQLLQLNVSDAELTARRERWQPAPPRYRHGVLGKYAKLVASASEGATTDR